One segment of Arcobacter sp. F2176 DNA contains the following:
- a CDS encoding exodeoxyribonuclease III produces the protein MNTKTITIFSWNVNGIKAISNKKALLWVDTFKPTILCLQEIRTQEKDIPNTFNKVYKNIAINCGNVKGMSGTLTYTDLNLESESFTEEVDIKSEGRIIEHHHKNIVIFNVYIPNGKSSEKRLKYKINFLNKFYRYSERLRKEGKSIIICGDFNTAHKNIDLKKTKIHSKSGFSDTERLCLDKFLKKNYLDTYRFIHGEKKEAYTWWSYRSNGRLKNEGWRIDYIFISKDLKNNLKNAFILDEVIGSDHCPIGIELVI, from the coding sequence TTGAATACTAAAACAATAACAATCTTTTCGTGGAATGTAAATGGAATAAAAGCTATTTCTAATAAAAAAGCTTTACTTTGGGTTGATACATTTAAACCAACAATTTTATGCTTACAAGAAATTAGAACTCAAGAAAAAGACATCCCAAATACCTTTAACAAAGTTTATAAAAATATTGCCATTAACTGTGGAAATGTAAAAGGAATGTCTGGAACCTTGACCTATACAGACTTAAATTTGGAAAGCGAAAGTTTTACTGAAGAAGTGGATATAAAAAGTGAAGGTAGAATTATTGAACACCATCATAAAAATATTGTTATTTTTAATGTTTATATTCCAAATGGAAAATCATCAGAAAAAAGACTAAAATATAAAATCAATTTTTTGAATAAATTTTATAGATACAGTGAAAGATTAAGAAAAGAAGGAAAATCTATTATCATATGTGGTGATTTTAATACTGCTCATAAAAATATAGATTTAAAAAAAACAAAAATACATTCAAAATCAGGATTTTCAGATACAGAAAGATTGTGTCTAGATAAATTTCTTAAAAAAAACTATCTTGATACATACAGATTTATACATGGAGAAAAAAAAGAAGCATATACATGGTGGTCCTATCGTTCTAATGGAAGATTAAAAAATGAAGGCTGGAGAATTGATTATATTTTTATTTCAAAAGATTTAAAAAACAATTTAAAGAATGCTTTTATTCTTGATGAAGTAATAGGTTCGGATCATTGTCCAATTGGGATAGAATTAGTAATTTAA
- a CDS encoding DNA methyltransferase: MTIKTEYFRDSKYNINSSSYNTLSYSTFSKIHQMTAYLAMFPPSLPNYFIENFSKKNDLVFDPFSGRGTTIFEACRLGRIGIGNDLNPLAVCLTKAKANLPLNIKNIHKRINELEKRYIKPDTNNISEDIKILYDEETTLAQLIYLKKELSKKKKIDNFILAILTGLMHGKQRKDGSSIYCSIDMPNTFSMSPNYIKNFVKKHGLTKPKQNVFNLIKNRVETILKETTNTIDQQNSFKSLKNYVKGYCFNADAIKSSAKIKSKYGKESVKLIVTSPPYLKVINYGKYNWIRLWLLDEDIEKVDKNVGIYHKTQKQNLSDNLSLVKYALYMQDLFNSWNEILKKDGYAFVVIGDVNEGKGETLNLAQETWNLIQKNGGCKLNLMNIITDNLNENGEVKVTKIWGNKKGKATEVDRIMILKRRT; this comes from the coding sequence ATGACAATAAAGACAGAATATTTTAGAGATTCTAAATACAATATTAATTCATCTTCTTATAATACACTTTCATATTCAACATTTTCTAAAATTCATCAAATGACTGCTTACCTTGCAATGTTTCCACCTAGCCTACCAAACTATTTTATTGAAAACTTTTCAAAAAAAAATGATTTAGTTTTTGACCCTTTTTCAGGAAGAGGAACAACTATCTTTGAAGCATGTAGATTGGGAAGAATTGGTATTGGAAATGATTTAAACCCATTGGCTGTATGCTTAACAAAAGCAAAGGCTAACTTACCTTTAAATATTAAAAATATCCATAAGCGTATTAATGAACTTGAAAAGAGATACATAAAACCTGATACTAATAACATTTCTGAAGACATAAAAATTTTATACGATGAAGAAACTACTTTAGCTCAGCTAATATATTTAAAAAAAGAATTAAGTAAAAAGAAAAAGATTGATAACTTTATTTTAGCAATATTAACAGGTTTAATGCACGGTAAACAACGAAAAGATGGTTCTTCTATCTACTGTAGTATTGATATGCCTAATACTTTTAGTATGTCTCCTAATTATATAAAAAACTTTGTAAAAAAACATGGCCTAACTAAACCAAAACAAAATGTTTTTAATCTTATAAAAAATAGAGTTGAAACTATTTTAAAAGAGACGACAAATACAATTGATCAACAAAATAGTTTTAAATCATTAAAAAACTATGTTAAAGGGTATTGTTTTAATGCTGATGCAATTAAAAGTTCTGCAAAAATAAAATCTAAATATGGGAAGGAAAGTGTTAAATTAATTGTAACCTCTCCACCTTATTTAAAAGTAATTAATTATGGAAAATATAATTGGATAAGATTATGGCTTCTAGATGAAGATATAGAAAAAGTAGATAAAAATGTTGGTATATACCATAAAACCCAAAAACAAAACTTATCAGACAATTTATCACTTGTAAAATATGCCCTATACATGCAGGATCTTTTTAATAGTTGGAACGAAATACTAAAAAAAGATGGTTATGCTTTTGTAGTTATTGGAGATGTAAATGAAGGTAAAGGTGAAACTTTAAATCTTGCCCAGGAAACTTGGAATTTGATACAAAAAAATGGTGGCTGTAAACTTAATCTAATGAATATTATTACAGATAACCTAAATGAAAATGGGGAAGTTAAAGTTACTAAAATATGGGGAAATAAAAAAGGAAAAGCAACTGAAGTTGACCGCATTATGATACTAAAAAGGAGAACATAA
- a CDS encoding DUF6471 domain-containing protein encodes MIDKKWSNYIKSLLKAEIKKKNITYEQLSIKLKNLGVLETPESINTKINRGTFSSVFFIQCLLAIDVQKIKFERP; translated from the coding sequence ATGATAGATAAAAAATGGTCGAATTATATTAAATCTTTATTGAAAGCAGAAATAAAAAAGAAAAATATAACTTATGAACAACTTTCTATTAAATTAAAAAACTTAGGAGTTTTAGAAACTCCAGAATCAATAAATACTAAAATTAATAGAGGAACTTTTAGTAGTGTCTTTTTTATTCAGTGTTTACTTGCAATTGATGTACAAAAAATAAAGTTTGAAAGACCCTAA